The proteins below come from a single Papaver somniferum cultivar HN1 chromosome 11, ASM357369v1, whole genome shotgun sequence genomic window:
- the LOC113324780 gene encoding ribosomal L1 domain-containing protein CG13096-like, translating into MVKSRAKPNHAERTKPSTPLNDRRVTYDELMKRKTKDDKLDDHPRRRDRVRRRVLAAEEKLRSRADGVPSDSDASGDEPVWMTHDHKIKPDRRTREIRRLVKAELEAERREEEYQDSLYSDPDIHQDFFNGPDSDSDEELEEDSAKDDDDESENSEKFGDSDESDY; encoded by the coding sequence aTGGTCAAATCGCGAGCTAAGCCGAACCATGCTGAGAGAACGAAGCCTAGCACGCCTCTTAATGACCGGAGAGTCACTTATGATGAGCTCATGAAGAGAAAAACCAAGGATGATAAGTTGGACGATCATCCACGAAGAAGGGACCGAGTCCGGCGCAGAGTGCTAGCAGCTGAGGAGAAACTTCGATCTCGAGCCGATGGTGTACCCTCTGATTCCGATGCTTCAGGAGATGAACCCGTGTGGATGACGCATGATCACAAGATTAAGCCAGACCGGCGTACCAGGGAGATCAGGAGGCTGGTCAAAGCTGAACTTGAAGCTGAGCGTAGAGAAGAAGAATACCAGGACTCATTATACAGCGATCCTGATATTCATCAAGACTTCTTCAACGGCCCTGATAGTGATTCCGACGAAGAACTCGAAGAGGATTCCgcgaaagatgatgatgatgaatctgagaaTTCTGAAAAATTTGGTGACTCCGATGAATCTGATTATTAG